The Pseudomonas parafulva genome includes a window with the following:
- a CDS encoding DUF1145 domain-containing protein, with protein sequence MKFILSLGKLLTIVFWGVVLYNQMVPQPVPLNLLINATGLMLALLHLLEMLVFNASLRGRSHRWFDRLQILLTGIFHIMSIPRAQEAPRNA encoded by the coding sequence ATGAAATTCATCTTGAGCCTGGGCAAGCTCCTGACCATAGTCTTCTGGGGCGTAGTGCTGTACAACCAGATGGTGCCGCAACCTGTGCCGTTGAACCTGTTGATCAACGCCACGGGCTTGATGTTGGCGCTGCTGCACCTGCTCGAAATGCTGGTGTTCAATGCCAGTCTGCGCGGCCGTAGCCATCGCTGGTTCGACCGTCTGCAGATCCTGTTGACGGGCATTTTCCACATCATGTCCATCCCCCGCGCGCAAGAGGCGCCACGAAATGCGTAA
- a CDS encoding CopD family protein: MTAFALPYTLHVLAALVWVGGMFFAWMVLRPATVAALDGPARLRLWAEVFRRFFGWIWVAVAILAISGVGMIHLRFNGFETAPRYVQVMIGGGIVMFALFMRIQALLLAQMKTAIQAEDWPGAAAVLGRIRRMVGVNLLLGLAVVAVASARLMF, translated from the coding sequence ATGACTGCCTTTGCCCTGCCCTACACCCTGCACGTTCTGGCCGCCCTGGTCTGGGTGGGGGGCATGTTCTTCGCCTGGATGGTACTGCGCCCGGCAACGGTTGCAGCGCTGGACGGGCCTGCCAGGCTACGGTTATGGGCGGAAGTTTTCCGACGCTTCTTCGGCTGGATCTGGGTGGCCGTGGCGATTTTGGCGATAAGCGGCGTGGGCATGATCCACCTGCGCTTCAATGGCTTTGAAACCGCGCCGCGGTACGTCCAGGTGATGATCGGGGGCGGTATCGTCATGTTCGCCCTGTTCATGCGTATCCAGGCGTTGCTGCTTGCGCAAATGAAAACGGCGATCCAGGCCGAGGATTGGCCGGGGGCAGCGGCCGTGCTGGGGCGCATCCGCCGGATGGTGGGGGTGAACCTGCTGCTGGGCCTGGCCGTGGTCGCCGTGGCCAGTGCCCGCCTGATGTTCTGA
- the dinG gene encoding ATP-dependent DNA helicase DinG, producing MISTELKATIQGAYTRFLEAKSLKPRYGQRLMIAEVAKVLGDIPCDDEGRRAGEPAVVAVEAGTGTGKTVAYSLAAIPAAKAAGKRLVIATATVALQEQIVFKDLPDLMRNSGLNFSFALAKGRGRYLCLSKLDILVQEGHAQTSQAQLLEEEGFRIDVDERSLKLFNSMIEKLAGNRWDGDRDSWPDSLEDEDWARLTTDHSQCTGRHCPNFQQCVFYKAREGMGKVDVIVTNHDMVLADLALGGGAVLPAPRDTMYVFDEGHHLPDKAIGHFAHYSRLRSTADWLEQTAKNLTKLLAQHPLPGDLGKLIEQVPELAREIRTQQQFMFTLCEQVADFRPGEDNEGRERPRYRFPGGVVPDEIREVGVELKKGFARLNDVFTRLTDLLKEGMGGEVSIGIASHQAEEWYPLFGSLQTRAQGNWELWTAFTAEDPEDSPPMARWLTLAESGALFDIEVNASPILAAEMLRRSLWNVAHGALVTSATLTALGKFDRFRMRSGLPRDAVSCVVPSPFVHGDAGLLRVPDLKADPRDAAGHTAAIIRELPGIVEDARGALVLFSSRKQMQDVFDGLDRDWRKLVLIQGNLSKQETLNKHKARVDDGQHSVLFGLASFAEGVDLPGAYCEHVVIAKIPFAVPDDPVEAALAEWIEARGGNPFMEIAVPDASLRLIQACGRLLRTEQDRGVITLLDRRLVTQRYGKAILNALPPFRREIS from the coding sequence ATGATCAGCACTGAACTCAAAGCCACCATCCAGGGCGCCTATACGCGATTTCTCGAAGCCAAGAGCCTCAAGCCGCGTTACGGCCAGCGCCTGATGATCGCCGAGGTAGCCAAGGTCCTCGGGGACATTCCCTGCGACGACGAAGGCCGCCGTGCCGGCGAACCCGCCGTCGTGGCGGTGGAGGCGGGCACCGGTACCGGCAAGACGGTTGCCTACAGCCTGGCGGCCATTCCGGCGGCCAAGGCGGCAGGCAAGCGTCTGGTCATCGCCACTGCGACCGTGGCGCTGCAGGAGCAGATCGTCTTCAAGGACCTGCCTGACCTGATGCGCAACAGCGGGCTGAATTTCAGCTTTGCCCTGGCCAAGGGGCGGGGCCGCTACCTGTGCCTGTCCAAGCTCGACATCCTGGTCCAGGAAGGCCACGCCCAGACCTCCCAGGCGCAGTTGCTGGAGGAAGAAGGTTTTCGCATCGACGTGGACGAGCGCAGCCTGAAGCTGTTCAACAGCATGATCGAAAAGCTGGCCGGCAACCGTTGGGACGGTGATCGCGACAGTTGGCCAGACAGCCTCGAAGACGAGGACTGGGCACGGCTGACCACCGACCACAGCCAATGCACCGGCCGCCACTGTCCCAATTTCCAGCAGTGCGTGTTCTACAAGGCCCGTGAAGGCATGGGCAAGGTAGACGTAATCGTCACCAACCACGACATGGTGCTGGCCGACCTGGCGCTGGGCGGCGGTGCGGTGCTCCCGGCCCCCCGGGACACCATGTACGTGTTCGACGAAGGGCATCACCTGCCAGACAAAGCCATCGGCCACTTCGCCCATTATTCACGGTTGCGTTCGACGGCCGACTGGCTAGAGCAAACCGCCAAGAACCTGACCAAGCTGCTGGCCCAGCACCCCCTGCCGGGCGATCTGGGCAAGCTGATCGAACAGGTGCCCGAGCTTGCCCGCGAAATCCGCACCCAGCAGCAGTTCATGTTCACGCTCTGCGAGCAGGTGGCCGATTTTCGTCCAGGCGAAGACAACGAAGGGCGTGAACGCCCCCGCTACCGTTTTCCAGGTGGCGTGGTGCCCGATGAAATCCGCGAGGTCGGCGTCGAGCTGAAAAAAGGCTTTGCCCGTCTGAACGATGTGTTCACCCGCCTGACCGACCTGCTCAAGGAAGGCATGGGCGGCGAGGTCAGCATTGGCATCGCCAGCCACCAGGCCGAGGAGTGGTACCCGCTGTTCGGTAGCCTGCAGACCCGTGCCCAGGGCAACTGGGAATTGTGGACGGCGTTCACCGCCGAAGACCCCGAGGACAGCCCGCCCATGGCCCGCTGGCTGACCTTGGCCGAGAGTGGGGCACTGTTCGATATCGAGGTCAATGCCAGCCCCATTTTGGCGGCCGAGATGCTGCGGCGCAGCTTGTGGAACGTGGCACACGGCGCATTGGTCACTTCTGCGACCCTGACTGCGCTGGGCAAGTTCGACCGCTTCCGCATGCGTTCGGGGTTGCCCCGCGATGCGGTTTCCTGCGTGGTGCCCAGCCCGTTCGTGCACGGTGATGCAGGCCTGCTGCGGGTGCCCGACCTCAAGGCCGACCCCCGTGACGCCGCCGGCCACACCGCGGCCATCATTCGCGAGTTGCCGGGCATCGTCGAAGATGCCCGCGGCGCGCTGGTGTTGTTCTCGTCACGCAAGCAGATGCAGGACGTGTTCGATGGCCTGGACCGGGACTGGCGCAAGCTGGTGCTGATCCAGGGCAACTTGTCCAAGCAGGAAACCCTGAACAAGCACAAGGCCCGCGTCGACGACGGCCAGCACAGCGTGCTGTTCGGCCTGGCCAGCTTCGCCGAGGGCGTCGACTTGCCGGGGGCCTATTGCGAGCACGTGGTCATCGCCAAGATCCCGTTTGCCGTGCCTGACGACCCCGTCGAGGCGGCCTTGGCAGAGTGGATCGAAGCGCGAGGCGGCAATCCATTCATGGAAATTGCCGTGCCTGATGCCTCGTTGCGCCTGATCCAGGCATGTGGCCGACTGTTGCGCACCGAGCAGGACCGCGGTGTCATCACCTTGCTGGACCGGCGCCTGGTCACCCAGCGCTACGGCAAGGCTATTCTCAATGCGCTGCCGCCATTTCGGCGGGAGATTTCCTGA
- a CDS encoding beta-galactosidase, producing MVRRTLPAVIALLLSPPLLAGQQTLFSFVRPASVVNVATVDAGMPQYNAEQTAQGEVLRRVVFNAAERPTLRMSPQSGTWDWSSGRFLTLRLQNAMAWALTLDVTVQGNDGRTLTSRIDLPAGPAQTVMVPLTARSPLQQGLRAGPPMPWSFGGQRVLLGSSTGAVDLAQVAAVSLSIPGPKAAQSLLIERVGIQDDDQAWQAAYRELIDAYGQSTRSTWPEKVTSDEQLKASAGREQQQIKGWLAEREKQPLDTYGGVTAGTPFEATGFFRTEKREGRWYLVTPLGHPFYSLGVNAVAADGGRTYVAGREGMFKALPQQGEPLSAFYGQGNNDDGNASSQGRAFKKGQWFDFYAANLERTYGAPCQGADPQAPAQPANCPPAKLDSARWQRHTLDRLQAWGFNTLGNWSDAALGEHQRVPYTLPLSIVGDYASISTGMDWWGRMPDPFDPRFAMATERAVAIAARDHRDDPWLIGYFADNELAWAAPGDDPKARYGLAYGTLRLTTDVPAKRAFLKQLRDKYRNQEGLSKAWGIELSAWELMEDPGFEAPLPSPEHPEIERDYQYFQQVFAQTYFKTLSDSLKWHAPNHLLLGGRFAVSTPEAVKACAEFCDVLSFNFYTLKPQDGYDFARLAELDKPVLVSEFQFGSRDRGPFWPGPVEVAREEDRGPAYGNFLKAALAQPTIVGAHWFQYLDQPASGRLLDAENGHLGLVAITDIAYPGFVQAVRKSNLEAMDQLRAHSQAPASP from the coding sequence ATGGTTCGCCGTACCTTGCCCGCTGTCATCGCCCTGCTGTTGAGTCCGCCGTTGCTGGCGGGGCAGCAGACGTTGTTCAGCTTCGTGCGCCCGGCCTCGGTGGTCAATGTCGCAACCGTGGATGCCGGCATGCCCCAGTACAACGCCGAGCAGACCGCCCAGGGCGAGGTGTTGCGACGCGTGGTGTTCAACGCCGCCGAGCGGCCGACCTTGCGCATGAGCCCGCAAAGCGGCACCTGGGACTGGTCTAGCGGCCGCTTCCTGACCCTGCGCCTGCAAAACGCGATGGCCTGGGCGCTGACCTTGGATGTGACGGTGCAGGGCAATGACGGCCGTACGCTGACCAGCCGTATCGACTTGCCGGCAGGGCCTGCGCAAACGGTGATGGTGCCGTTGACAGCGCGTTCGCCCCTGCAGCAAGGGCTGCGTGCAGGCCCGCCCATGCCGTGGAGCTTCGGCGGCCAGCGCGTGCTACTCGGCAGCAGCACGGGCGCGGTGGACTTGGCACAGGTCGCGGCGGTCAGCCTGAGCATCCCTGGTCCCAAGGCAGCCCAGAGCCTGCTGATCGAGCGCGTGGGTATCCAGGATGACGACCAGGCGTGGCAGGCGGCCTACCGCGAACTCATCGACGCCTACGGCCAGTCCACGCGCAGCACCTGGCCTGAGAAAGTAACCAGTGATGAGCAGCTCAAGGCGAGCGCCGGGCGTGAACAGCAGCAGATCAAGGGGTGGTTGGCCGAGCGTGAAAAGCAGCCGCTGGACACCTATGGCGGCGTGACGGCAGGCACGCCCTTCGAGGCTACCGGGTTCTTCCGCACCGAAAAACGCGAGGGGCGCTGGTACCTGGTGACGCCGCTGGGGCACCCGTTCTATTCCCTGGGCGTCAATGCCGTGGCCGCAGATGGCGGGCGCACGTATGTGGCGGGGCGCGAGGGGATGTTCAAGGCGCTGCCGCAACAGGGCGAGCCCTTGTCCGCCTTCTATGGCCAGGGCAATAACGATGACGGCAATGCCTCGTCCCAGGGGCGCGCCTTCAAGAAGGGGCAGTGGTTCGACTTCTATGCCGCCAATCTCGAACGCACCTACGGAGCACCGTGCCAGGGGGCCGACCCGCAGGCGCCAGCGCAGCCAGCCAATTGCCCTCCTGCCAAGTTGGACAGCGCCCGCTGGCAGCGCCATACACTCGACCGGCTGCAGGCCTGGGGCTTCAACACATTGGGCAACTGGAGCGATGCGGCCTTAGGCGAGCACCAGCGCGTGCCTTACACCTTGCCGCTGTCCATCGTGGGCGATTACGCGAGCATCAGCACCGGCATGGACTGGTGGGGCCGTATGCCCGATCCCTTCGACCCACGCTTTGCGATGGCCACCGAACGGGCCGTGGCCATCGCCGCCCGCGACCACCGCGATGACCCTTGGCTAATTGGTTATTTTGCCGACAACGAGCTGGCCTGGGCGGCCCCGGGCGATGACCCGAAAGCGCGCTATGGGCTGGCCTACGGTACATTGCGCCTGACCACCGACGTACCGGCCAAGCGCGCATTCCTCAAGCAGCTGCGTGACAAGTACCGAAATCAGGAAGGCTTGTCCAAGGCCTGGGGCATCGAGCTGTCGGCTTGGGAGTTGATGGAAGACCCCGGTTTCGAGGCCCCACTGCCCAGCCCGGAACACCCGGAAATCGAACGCGACTACCAGTATTTCCAGCAGGTGTTCGCCCAGACCTATTTCAAGACCCTCTCCGACTCGCTCAAGTGGCATGCGCCGAATCACCTCTTGCTGGGTGGGCGGTTTGCCGTGAGTACGCCCGAAGCGGTCAAGGCCTGCGCCGAGTTCTGCGATGTGCTCAGCTTCAATTTCTATACCCTCAAGCCTCAGGACGGCTATGACTTCGCGCGCCTGGCGGAGCTGGACAAGCCGGTGCTGGTGTCCGAGTTCCAATTCGGCTCGCGCGATCGCGGGCCGTTCTGGCCGGGGCCGGTGGAGGTCGCACGCGAGGAAGACCGCGGGCCTGCCTATGGCAACTTCCTCAAGGCGGCGCTCGCCCAGCCCACGATCGTCGGCGCCCATTGGTTCCAGTACCTTGACCAGCCTGCCAGCGGCCGATTGCTGGACGCAGAGAACGGGCACCTGGGTTTGGTTGCCATCACCGACATCGCCTACCCAGGCTTCGTCCAGGCCGTGCGCAAGAGCAATCTCGAAGCAATGGACCAGTTGCGCGCGCACAGCCAAGCGCCAGCGTCGCCGTGA
- a CDS encoding serine hydrolase domain-containing protein, with protein MQIQGHFELKFEAVREAFAALFDDPQERGAALCIQVGGETVVDLWAGTADKDGQQPWHSDTIANLFSCTKPFAAVTALQLVGEGKLELDAPVARYWPEFGQAGKAAITLRQLLSHRAGLPAIRELLPAEALYDWQAMVDALAAQTPWWTPGSEHGYAAITFGWLIGELIRRADGRGPGDSIVARTARPLGLDFHVGLADEEFHRVAHIARGKGNPGDAAAQRLLQVTLREPEALSTRAFTNPPAILTSTNKPEWRRMQQPAANGHGNARSLAGFYAGLLEGSLLESELLEAFTRQHSLGQDRTLLTQTRFGLGCMLDQPDVANATFGLGARAFGHPGAGGSVGFADPERDVAFGFVVNTLGPYVLMDPRAQKLVRVLGQCL; from the coding sequence GTGCAGATTCAGGGTCATTTTGAGCTGAAATTCGAAGCAGTGCGCGAAGCCTTCGCGGCGCTGTTCGATGATCCCCAGGAACGCGGGGCTGCGCTGTGCATTCAGGTGGGCGGTGAAACGGTAGTGGACTTGTGGGCGGGCACCGCCGACAAGGATGGCCAGCAGCCCTGGCACAGCGACACCATCGCCAACCTGTTTTCCTGCACCAAACCCTTTGCCGCCGTCACCGCCTTGCAACTGGTGGGCGAGGGCAAACTCGAACTGGATGCCCCGGTGGCGCGTTATTGGCCTGAGTTCGGTCAGGCGGGCAAAGCGGCTATCACGCTACGACAATTGCTCAGCCACCGTGCCGGTCTGCCTGCGATTCGCGAGCTGCTGCCAGCCGAGGCCCTTTACGACTGGCAGGCAATGGTCGATGCCCTGGCCGCGCAAACACCGTGGTGGACACCGGGTAGCGAGCACGGCTACGCCGCTATCACCTTTGGTTGGCTGATCGGTGAGTTGATTCGTCGCGCAGATGGGCGCGGCCCAGGCGACTCCATCGTGGCGCGTACGGCGCGGCCGCTGGGGTTGGACTTCCATGTGGGGCTGGCCGACGAGGAGTTTCATCGGGTGGCCCATATTGCACGCGGCAAGGGCAACCCTGGTGACGCTGCTGCCCAGCGCCTGCTGCAGGTGACGCTGCGTGAGCCCGAGGCGCTGTCTACAAGGGCGTTTACCAACCCACCCGCCATTCTGACCAGTACCAACAAACCTGAGTGGCGGCGCATGCAGCAACCCGCAGCCAATGGCCATGGCAATGCCCGCAGCCTGGCTGGGTTCTATGCAGGCCTGCTCGAAGGCAGCCTGCTGGAGTCGGAGCTGCTGGAGGCGTTCACTCGCCAACACAGCCTAGGCCAGGACCGGACCTTGCTGACCCAGACGCGCTTCGGGCTGGGCTGCATGCTCGACCAGCCTGATGTGGCCAATGCCACCTTCGGCTTGGGTGCTCGCGCCTTCGGTCACCCCGGTGCCGGGGGCTCGGTCGGGTTTGCAGATCCGGAGCGAGATGTGGCTTTTGGCTTTGTCGTCAATACCTTGGGCCCCTACGTGCTGATGGACCCTCGCGCCCAGAAACTGGTGCGCGTACTTGGGCAATGCCTTTGA
- a CDS encoding OmpA family protein, whose translation MSSHKTLALALCLTAVTGCASHPEGSAKSASSSWWPFGSDKVAEQEVKAAVTEKVAKADAKSESSSRWWWPFGGEQKQAQGPVVPKIDQQATQAWLDEYEPKLREAIKDSKLELERRDNVLAVTLPVDGAYNPDRPNMLLPVTLGPITRVAKTVEGDPKTAVLVLGHADTSGVVAANQKLSLERAASVSAIFRLSGLQRDRLILKGMGSVMPRAANDSAEGRALNRRVEMLLTPQNTMVALLSKYQQATPTPSPAAMVAVQDAKAPVTKATAAKAQPSKAAAKPAGKTAAKKPAAKAKSPAKTATKKAAAAKPAAKKAATDKKVAANSPAKTN comes from the coding sequence ATGTCTTCACATAAAACCTTAGCACTCGCCCTGTGCCTGACCGCTGTCACCGGCTGCGCCAGCCATCCCGAGGGTTCTGCCAAGAGCGCCAGTTCAAGCTGGTGGCCATTCGGCTCGGACAAGGTCGCCGAACAGGAAGTGAAGGCAGCAGTCACGGAAAAGGTCGCCAAGGCCGACGCCAAATCCGAAAGCAGCAGCCGCTGGTGGTGGCCGTTTGGCGGTGAGCAGAAGCAGGCCCAAGGGCCGGTGGTGCCGAAGATCGACCAACAGGCCACCCAGGCCTGGTTGGACGAGTACGAACCCAAGCTGCGCGAGGCCATCAAGGACAGCAAGCTGGAGCTCGAGCGGCGCGACAACGTGCTGGCAGTCACCTTGCCAGTAGACGGCGCGTACAACCCTGACCGTCCGAACATGTTGTTGCCCGTCACCCTGGGCCCCATCACCCGCGTGGCCAAGACGGTCGAAGGCGACCCCAAGACGGCCGTGCTGGTGCTGGGCCACGCCGACACCAGTGGCGTGGTGGCTGCCAACCAGAAGCTGAGCCTTGAGCGGGCTGCCTCGGTATCGGCCATCTTCCGCCTGAGCGGGTTGCAACGTGATCGCCTGATCCTCAAGGGCATGGGCTCGGTGATGCCTCGCGCCGCCAACGACAGTGCCGAAGGCCGTGCACTGAACCGCCGCGTGGAAATGCTGCTGACCCCACAGAACACCATGGTCGCGCTGCTGAGCAAGTATCAACAGGCCACGCCAACGCCGTCGCCGGCTGCCATGGTAGCCGTGCAGGATGCCAAGGCACCTGTGACCAAGGCTACAGCCGCCAAGGCCCAGCCAAGCAAAGCTGCAGCCAAGCCAGCCGGCAAAACCGCTGCCAAGAAGCCTGCCGCCAAAGCCAAGTCCCCGGCCAAGACGGCGACCAAAAAAGCGGCGGCCGCCAAACCTGCCGCCAAGAAAGCTGCCACTGACAAGAAGGTAGCTGCCAACAGCCCTGCGAAGACCAACTGA
- the pdxH gene encoding pyridoxamine 5'-phosphate oxidase — protein MTQSLADMRRDYTRDGLTEAQAPAEPFALFHQWFGDAVQTEQAPVEANAMTLATVDADGRPHCRVLLLKGLDEQGFTFFTNYDSAKGRQLQANPFAAMTFFWPALERQVRIEGRVEKVSAKESDDYYQVRPLGSRLGAWASPQSQVIAGREALETLVKTTEARFSDTQPHCPEHWGGYRLLPERIEFWQGRASRLHDRLNYRKAAQGWHRERLAP, from the coding sequence ATGACCCAATCCCTGGCCGATATGCGCCGCGATTACACCCGCGACGGCCTGACCGAGGCTCAGGCCCCGGCCGAGCCGTTCGCCTTGTTTCACCAATGGTTCGGCGATGCCGTGCAAACAGAGCAGGCGCCGGTGGAAGCTAACGCCATGACCCTGGCCACGGTGGACGCCGATGGGCGACCGCACTGCCGTGTGCTGTTGCTCAAGGGGCTGGACGAGCAGGGCTTCACGTTCTTCACCAACTACGACAGCGCCAAGGGTAGGCAGCTGCAGGCCAACCCGTTCGCCGCCATGACCTTTTTCTGGCCGGCGCTCGAACGGCAAGTGCGTATCGAGGGCCGTGTCGAGAAGGTCTCGGCCAAGGAATCGGACGATTACTACCAGGTCAGGCCGTTGGGCAGCCGCCTGGGCGCCTGGGCATCGCCCCAGAGCCAGGTGATCGCTGGGCGCGAGGCGCTCGAAACCTTGGTCAAGACGACCGAGGCGCGTTTCTCCGACACCCAGCCTCATTGCCCCGAGCATTGGGGTGGCTATCGCCTGCTGCCAGAGCGCATCGAGTTCTGGCAAGGGCGCGCCAGTCGCCTGCATGACCGCCTGAACTACCGCAAGGCGGCCCAAGGCTGGCATCGCGAGCGTCTCGCGCCTTGA
- a CDS encoding glycine zipper 2TM domain-containing protein — protein sequence MRKSALLVATFTATALLLGGCASNLSGDSYSRDEARRVQTVRMGTIESLRPVKIEGTKTPIGGGAGAVVGGLAGSAVGGGRGSIVAAVIGAVAGGLAGSAAEEGITRTQGVEITVREDDGSMRAYVQSVQENEIFRVGDRVRIMTVDGTSRVSH from the coding sequence ATGCGTAAATCCGCTTTGCTGGTTGCGACCTTCACAGCCACCGCGCTGCTACTCGGTGGCTGTGCGTCAAACTTGAGCGGCGACAGCTATTCGCGCGATGAGGCCCGCCGTGTGCAAACCGTGCGCATGGGCACCATCGAATCGCTGCGCCCTGTGAAGATCGAAGGTACCAAGACGCCGATTGGCGGAGGCGCTGGTGCCGTAGTGGGTGGCCTGGCGGGCAGCGCCGTCGGTGGCGGGCGTGGCAGCATCGTCGCTGCCGTGATTGGTGCCGTTGCCGGTGGCCTGGCCGGTTCGGCCGCCGAAGAGGGCATCACCCGTACCCAGGGTGTGGAGATCACGGTGCGCGAAGACGACGGCAGCATGCGCGCCTATGTGCAGTCCGTGCAGGAAAACGAGATTTTCCGAGTGGGCGACCGTGTGCGCATCATGACGGTCGATGGCACCAGCCGCGTCTCGCACTGA
- a CDS encoding NAD(P)/FAD-dependent oxidoreductase produces MLRITELKLPLDHPDEALREAIVQRLGIRDEQLISFNLFKRSYDARKKNTELLFIYTIDLHASNEEELLRRFADDHNVGPAPDVTYKYVAHAPEGLGARPIVVGLGPCGIFAGLLLAQMGFKPIILERGKEVRQRTKDTWGLWRKSVLNPESNVQFGEGGAGTFSDGKLYSQIKDPQHHGRKVLEEFVKAGAPDEILYINKPHIGTFRLTGMVEQMRQEMIALGAEVRFEQKVTDLLIEEGQVQGVVLESGEQLLSRHVVLALGHSARDTFRMLHAQGVYMEAKPFSVGFRIEHPQSLIDKARLGKYAGHPKLGAADYKLVYHAKNGRSVYSFCMCPGGTVVAATSEPGRVVTNGMSQYSRNERNANSGIVVGIDPERDYPGGPLAGIELQERLEAHAYVMGGSNYQAPAQLVGDFVAGKPSTALGSVEPSYKPGVTLGDLAPSLPAFAIEAIREALPAFDRQIKGYNLHDAVLTGIETRTSSPLRITRGEDFQSLNVKGLFPAGEGAGYAGGILSAGVDGIRVAEAVAKAMLAQ; encoded by the coding sequence ATGCTACGAATCACCGAACTCAAGCTGCCCCTGGACCATCCCGATGAAGCACTGCGCGAGGCCATCGTCCAGCGCCTGGGCATCCGCGACGAGCAGCTGATCAGCTTCAACCTGTTCAAGCGCAGCTACGATGCGCGCAAGAAGAACACCGAACTGCTGTTCATCTACACCATCGACCTGCATGCCAGCAACGAAGAAGAGTTGCTGCGCAGGTTCGCCGACGACCATAACGTCGGGCCCGCGCCGGACGTGACCTACAAGTATGTCGCCCATGCTCCTGAGGGCCTGGGCGCAAGACCCATCGTGGTGGGCCTGGGCCCGTGCGGGATTTTCGCCGGTTTGCTGCTGGCGCAGATGGGCTTCAAGCCGATCATCCTCGAACGCGGCAAGGAAGTGCGCCAGCGCACCAAGGACACCTGGGGCCTGTGGCGCAAGAGCGTGCTCAACCCCGAGTCCAACGTGCAGTTCGGCGAAGGCGGAGCCGGGACATTCTCCGACGGCAAGCTGTACAGCCAGATCAAGGACCCGCAGCATCACGGCCGCAAGGTGTTGGAGGAGTTCGTCAAGGCCGGCGCGCCTGACGAGATCTTGTACATCAACAAGCCGCACATCGGCACCTTCCGCCTCACCGGCATGGTCGAGCAGATGCGCCAGGAAATGATCGCCCTGGGGGCCGAGGTTCGTTTCGAACAAAAGGTCACCGACCTGCTGATCGAAGAAGGTCAGGTTCAGGGCGTGGTGCTTGAAAGTGGGGAGCAGCTGCTTTCACGGCATGTGGTTCTGGCATTGGGCCATAGCGCCCGGGACACCTTCCGCATGTTGCATGCTCAGGGTGTGTACATGGAAGCCAAACCGTTTTCCGTCGGTTTCCGCATCGAGCACCCGCAATCGCTCATCGACAAGGCGCGCCTGGGCAAGTATGCAGGTCACCCCAAACTGGGTGCGGCGGACTACAAGCTGGTGTATCACGCCAAGAACGGGCGGTCGGTCTACAGCTTCTGCATGTGCCCAGGCGGCACGGTAGTGGCCGCCACCAGTGAACCCGGCCGCGTCGTCACCAATGGCATGAGCCAGTACTCACGCAACGAACGCAATGCCAACTCCGGCATCGTCGTCGGCATCGACCCGGAACGGGACTACCCCGGCGGCCCGCTGGCCGGCATCGAGTTGCAAGAGCGCCTGGAAGCGCACGCCTACGTCATGGGCGGGAGCAACTACCAAGCACCGGCGCAGCTGGTGGGCGATTTCGTGGCTGGCAAGCCTTCGACCGCACTGGGCAGTGTCGAGCCGTCCTACAAGCCTGGCGTGACCCTGGGTGACCTGGCGCCAAGCCTGCCGGCCTTCGCCATTGAGGCAATACGCGAGGCCTTGCCAGCCTTTGATCGGCAAATCAAGGGCTATAACCTGCATGACGCGGTGTTGACCGGGATCGAGACCCGCACCTCTTCGCCGCTTCGCATCACGCGGGGCGAAGATTTCCAGAGCCTGAACGTAAAGGGGCTGTTCCCTGCCGGCGAAGGGGCCGGTTATGCAGGTGGCATTCTGTCTGCAGGGGTTGATGGCATTCGGGTTGCTGAAGCGGTGGCCAAGGCCATGCTGGCCCAGTAA
- a CDS encoding COG3650 family protein — MRLTPSLLLTALLPLFAGCQLLAEKPADPDIGSTRMQGQVHAAGGQLLFKPCNEPRSFVINDAAATGILQEAANLATGANDTLFADVRGRLTGSKQANTDGQLDLRRLYRLEHASNGCIDPNFKQLTLRAGGHKPDWDVKANSRGMVLNRADQPPLALPFLEEQVPGGGLTLTSEANGQRVELWLAPQRCMDPATGAFNHLRAELRIDGTTLQGCGYYGGARDD, encoded by the coding sequence ATGCGCCTGACCCCTTCCCTGCTACTGACCGCCTTGTTGCCCCTGTTCGCGGGCTGCCAGCTCCTGGCCGAAAAACCCGCCGACCCTGATATAGGCAGCACCCGCATGCAAGGCCAGGTTCACGCTGCCGGTGGGCAGTTGCTATTCAAGCCCTGCAACGAACCCCGCAGCTTCGTCATCAACGATGCCGCCGCCACGGGTATCCTGCAGGAAGCAGCGAACCTTGCAACCGGTGCCAACGACACCCTGTTCGCCGACGTGCGTGGCCGGCTTACAGGCAGCAAGCAGGCCAATACCGATGGGCAACTGGACCTGCGCCGCCTGTACCGCCTGGAACACGCCAGCAATGGGTGCATCGACCCCAACTTCAAGCAGCTCACCCTGCGAGCCGGTGGCCACAAGCCTGACTGGGACGTCAAGGCCAATAGCCGGGGCATGGTGCTCAACCGTGCCGACCAACCCCCGCTTGCCCTGCCCTTTCTGGAGGAGCAGGTACCCGGTGGCGGCTTGACCCTGACCAGCGAAGCCAATGGGCAGCGCGTCGAACTCTGGCTGGCGCCACAGCGCTGCATGGACCCGGCCACGGGCGCGTTCAACCATCTGCGCGCCGAGCTGCGCATTGATGGCACGACCCTGCAAGGCTGCGGTTATTACGGTGGCGCGCGCGATGACTGA